A single window of Rhodococcus jostii RHA1 DNA harbors:
- a CDS encoding TrmH family RNA methyltransferase — protein MDPLTERTPRVVSAVKLLRTAERRKVGRFLVEGENSVGEALDTRPVHDLFYTEDAEQRYARLIDRAHTAGVRTSLVTDRAVRALSDTVTPPGLVAVCDLLDVPLAEAIGPGTRLLAVPVAVAEPGNAGTVIRVADAVGADAAILAGDSVDPHNGKCVRASAGSLFHLPVVRERDTAAVLDSISAAGIQLLATAADGEVDLDDADELLARPTAWLFGNEAHGLDAATSARADHRVRIPIHGRAESLNLATAASICLYSSARVQNRKRTDS, from the coding sequence GTGGACCCGCTCACCGAGCGCACCCCACGGGTCGTTTCTGCTGTCAAGCTGCTGCGCACCGCGGAACGCCGCAAGGTCGGGCGCTTCCTGGTGGAGGGCGAGAACTCCGTCGGCGAGGCACTCGACACCCGTCCCGTGCACGATCTCTTCTACACCGAGGACGCCGAGCAGCGGTACGCGAGGCTGATCGACCGGGCACACACCGCGGGTGTGCGGACGTCGCTGGTGACGGACCGCGCGGTCCGAGCGCTCAGCGACACGGTGACCCCGCCGGGTCTCGTCGCGGTGTGCGATCTCCTCGACGTTCCGCTGGCGGAGGCGATCGGCCCCGGAACCCGTCTGCTCGCGGTTCCGGTCGCGGTCGCGGAGCCCGGTAACGCGGGCACCGTCATCCGGGTCGCGGACGCGGTGGGCGCGGACGCGGCCATTCTCGCGGGCGACAGCGTCGACCCGCACAACGGCAAATGCGTCCGGGCGTCCGCCGGAAGCCTGTTCCACCTTCCGGTGGTGCGTGAGCGGGACACCGCGGCGGTACTCGACAGCATCAGCGCGGCGGGAATTCAGTTGCTCGCCACGGCGGCCGACGGCGAGGTCGATCTGGACGACGCCGACGAACTGCTGGCCCGCCCCACGGCGTGGTTGTTCGGCAACGAGGCCCACGGCCTCGACGCGGCCACCTCGGCGCGAGCCGATCACCGGGTGCGGATTCCGATCCACGGTCGAGCCGAGAGCCTCAACCTGGCGACCGCGGCGTCGATCTGCCTGTATTCGAGCGCGCGGGTCCAGAACCGCAAGCGAACCGACAGCTGA
- a CDS encoding helix-turn-helix transcriptional regulator, which yields MDRPARLHALTEELRRAGDRGRTAEQLAAQFEVTARTIKRDVAVLQSSGAPIRATAGPGGGYGIIGSGTLPPVNFTPAQAVSVALALTAFRDAPFATDGRAALAKLLDVMDAESRERVERLGVKVWIRRDADTAGAEPRIRRVVEDGLQRELMVSLRYVDRDGERTERVVEPHLLAHTRGSWFLVAWCLSRAGVRWFRLDRVSDATLTGRSFVPRDPSLFGEPPADARSVFEQ from the coding sequence ATGGACCGTCCAGCCCGCCTCCACGCCCTGACGGAAGAACTACGCCGCGCGGGGGACCGGGGCCGGACCGCGGAGCAGTTGGCGGCGCAGTTCGAGGTGACCGCCCGGACGATCAAGCGGGACGTCGCCGTGCTGCAGTCCTCGGGCGCCCCGATCCGGGCCACTGCCGGGCCGGGTGGGGGATACGGGATCATCGGGAGCGGCACGTTGCCGCCTGTGAATTTCACTCCCGCTCAAGCGGTTTCGGTGGCACTGGCCCTGACGGCGTTTCGCGATGCTCCGTTCGCGACCGACGGCCGCGCCGCGCTGGCCAAGCTGCTCGACGTGATGGATGCCGAGTCGCGGGAGCGGGTGGAGCGACTCGGTGTGAAGGTGTGGATCCGCCGCGATGCCGACACGGCGGGCGCGGAACCACGCATCCGCCGCGTCGTCGAAGACGGATTGCAGCGCGAACTGATGGTGTCGCTCCGATATGTGGACCGGGACGGCGAGCGCACCGAACGCGTCGTCGAACCGCACCTCCTCGCTCACACCAGGGGATCGTGGTTCCTCGTCGCGTGGTGCCTGAGCCGGGCGGGTGTGCGGTGGTTCCGGCTGGACCGGGTGTCCGACGCCACCCTCACCGGCCGGTCGTTCGTCCCACGCGATCCGAGCCTCTTCGGCGAACCGCCCGCCGATGCGCGCAGCGTGTTCGAACAGTGA
- the infC gene encoding translation initiation factor IF-3, which translates to MSTETRINDRIRVPEVRLVGPGGEQVGIVRVEDALRLALEADLDLVEVAPDARPPVCKIMDYGKFKYEAAQKARESRKNQQLTVIKEQKLRPKIDDHDYETKKRNVVRFLEAGSKVKVTIMFRGREQSRPELGFRLLQRLGADVADLGFVETSAKQDGRNMTMVLAPHKGAKTRVKAQESAAAPPAQRATPAPAAPAQAPAAPAEQAGDSAPGEAPTS; encoded by the coding sequence ATCAGCACTGAGACCCGCATCAACGATCGCATCCGAGTTCCCGAGGTCCGCCTCGTCGGACCCGGAGGTGAACAGGTTGGCATCGTGCGTGTTGAAGATGCACTCCGCTTGGCCCTCGAGGCCGATCTCGACCTGGTCGAGGTGGCCCCCGACGCTCGCCCGCCGGTCTGCAAGATCATGGACTACGGCAAGTTCAAGTACGAGGCCGCGCAGAAGGCGCGTGAGTCGCGCAAGAACCAGCAGCTCACGGTCATCAAGGAGCAGAAGCTCCGCCCCAAGATCGACGATCACGACTACGAGACGAAGAAGCGGAACGTCGTGCGCTTCCTCGAAGCCGGATCCAAGGTCAAGGTCACGATCATGTTCCGCGGACGTGAGCAGTCGCGTCCGGAGCTCGGATTCCGGCTGCTGCAGCGTCTCGGTGCAGACGTCGCGGATCTCGGGTTCGTGGAGACGTCCGCCAAGCAGGACGGTCGAAACATGACGATGGTGCTCGCTCCGCACAAGGGCGCGAAGACCCGGGTGAAAGCGCAGGAAAGCGCCGCTGCGCCGCCGGCGCAGCGGGCAACTCCCGCGCCGGCCGCACCGGCACAGGCTCCGGCGGCACCTGCGGAGCAGGCGGGCGACAGTGCGCCCGGCGAAGCGCCGACCAGCTAG
- a CDS encoding DUF1844 domain-containing protein, with translation MTDNIDDTPNDGTPTGGDQNTDVRELADVPSVEVISRAAVMLMSSAAEKLGLSDADPDASPHRDLDEARRVITALAGLVTASIEYLGPHAGPIREGLQALQRAFREASSHPDEPGKGPGEKYTGPVY, from the coding sequence ATGACGGACAACATCGATGACACCCCGAACGACGGCACCCCGACCGGCGGTGACCAGAATACCGACGTCCGGGAACTGGCCGACGTCCCCTCGGTCGAGGTCATCAGCCGCGCCGCGGTCATGCTCATGAGTTCGGCAGCCGAGAAACTCGGCCTGTCCGACGCCGACCCCGACGCCAGCCCCCACCGCGACCTCGACGAGGCCCGCCGGGTCATCACCGCCCTCGCCGGCCTGGTGACCGCGTCCATCGAGTACCTCGGACCGCACGCGGGACCGATCCGCGAAGGCCTCCAGGCGCTGCAGCGCGCGTTCCGTGAAGCGTCCTCGCACCCGGACGAGCCGGGCAAGGGTCCGGGCGAGAAGTACACCGGCCCCGTGTACTGA
- a CDS encoding MBL fold metallo-hydrolase, whose product MTEQPMVIEDSYTGHVSPGSAPQRRTVPGATITKMSVGPMDNNVYLVVCSATGKSVLIDAANEADRVNQLITEHAPSLELIVTTHQHGDHWLALEDVATATRVETAAHPLDADALPVRPDRLLEDGDTVTVGDVTLDVIHLAGHTPGSVALALTEAGGTRVHLFTGDSLFPGGVGKTADEGKFASLLTDVETKVFDRYGDDTVVYPGHGDDTTLGAERPHLGKWRERGW is encoded by the coding sequence ATGACCGAGCAGCCCATGGTGATAGAAGACTCGTACACCGGCCACGTCTCCCCCGGTTCGGCGCCGCAGCGCCGGACGGTTCCGGGAGCCACGATCACGAAGATGTCCGTCGGCCCCATGGACAACAACGTGTACCTGGTCGTCTGTTCCGCAACCGGAAAATCCGTCCTCATCGACGCCGCCAACGAGGCGGACCGCGTCAACCAACTGATCACCGAACACGCTCCGTCCCTCGAGCTGATCGTCACCACCCACCAGCACGGCGACCACTGGCTGGCACTCGAGGACGTCGCGACCGCTACCCGCGTGGAGACCGCCGCGCATCCACTCGACGCCGACGCTCTGCCCGTCCGGCCCGACCGTCTCCTCGAAGACGGTGACACGGTCACCGTCGGCGACGTCACCCTCGACGTGATCCATCTCGCAGGCCACACCCCCGGCTCCGTCGCCCTCGCGCTCACCGAGGCCGGCGGCACACGCGTCCACCTCTTCACCGGCGACTCCCTCTTTCCCGGCGGGGTGGGCAAGACCGCCGACGAAGGCAAGTTCGCATCACTGCTCACCGACGTCGAAACCAAGGTCTTCGACCGCTACGGCGACGACACGGTCGTCTATCCCGGCCACGGTGACGACACCACCCTCGGCGCCGAGCGCCCCCACCTCGGGAAGTGGCGCGAGCGCGGCTGGTGA
- the rplT gene encoding 50S ribosomal protein L20, translating into MARVKRAVNAQKKRRSILEASSGYRGQRSRLYRKAKEQQLHSLTYAYRDRRARKGDFRKLWITRINAAARANDITYNRLIQGLRLAEIEVDRKNLAELAVSDAAAFAGLVALAKAALPADVNAPAGEAA; encoded by the coding sequence GTGGCACGCGTAAAGAGGGCGGTAAACGCCCAGAAGAAGCGTCGTTCGATTCTCGAAGCCTCCAGCGGCTACCGCGGACAGCGCTCGCGCCTGTACCGCAAGGCGAAGGAACAGCAGCTCCACTCGCTGACCTACGCCTACCGTGACCGCCGCGCACGCAAGGGCGACTTCCGCAAGCTGTGGATCACGCGTATCAACGCTGCTGCACGGGCGAACGACATCACGTACAACCGCCTGATCCAGGGTCTGCGTCTGGCCGAGATCGAGGTCGACCGCAAGAACCTCGCCGAGCTGGCCGTGTCCGACGCGGCGGCATTCGCCGGCCTCGTGGCCCTCGCCAAGGCGGCGCTCCCGGCAGACGTGAACGCTCCGGCCGGAGAAGCGGCCTGA
- a CDS encoding DUF1801 domain-containing protein, giving the protein MASRNKTARTPAGVDEFLGTIADPVKRADSARLVELLTAASGEPAAMWGTSIVGFGSRHYRYASGHEGDTALIGFSPRAAALTLYLSLDFAEHEAELAALGKHTLGKGCLYVKRLADVDESVLVSLLNRSVAAARAL; this is encoded by the coding sequence ATGGCGAGCCGCAACAAGACCGCGCGGACGCCTGCCGGCGTCGACGAGTTCCTCGGCACGATCGCCGACCCGGTCAAGCGCGCCGACAGCGCACGACTGGTGGAGTTGCTCACCGCCGCGAGCGGAGAGCCCGCCGCGATGTGGGGCACGAGCATCGTCGGGTTCGGCTCCCGCCACTACAGGTATGCCAGCGGACACGAGGGCGATACTGCACTGATCGGCTTCTCGCCCCGGGCCGCGGCGCTCACCCTGTACCTCTCGCTCGACTTCGCCGAGCACGAGGCCGAACTCGCCGCACTCGGTAAGCACACACTCGGCAAGGGCTGCCTCTACGTCAAGAGGCTCGCCGATGTCGACGAGTCGGTTCTCGTCTCGTTGCTGAACCGGTCCGTGGCAGCCGCCCGCGCGCTCTGA
- a CDS encoding alpha/beta fold hydrolase: MTQTSESHDSTGTHIILAPGFWLGAWAWEAVASDLVRRGHHVTAVTLPGLHSADSDRAGIRLDDHISAIADVVANTPSSERVVLVAHSGAGPVAYAASDRVPDRLAHIVYVDSGPLQNGTALRDDLDASVTEIPLPSWSELEAEGSSLDGLDDVALETFRSRAVPEPAGPARDRLELRDSGRLDVPTTVICTSFPSEVIQQMAGAGHPMAAELAQIAKVDYVDLPTGHWPMWSRPADLATAIDTAARD, encoded by the coding sequence ATGACCCAGACAAGCGAATCACACGACAGCACAGGCACTCACATCATCCTGGCTCCCGGATTCTGGCTCGGCGCATGGGCCTGGGAGGCAGTGGCTTCCGACCTGGTCCGGCGAGGACATCACGTCACCGCGGTGACCTTGCCCGGACTTCACTCCGCGGACAGCGATCGCGCCGGCATCCGACTGGACGATCACATCTCCGCCATCGCGGACGTCGTCGCGAACACACCGTCGTCGGAGCGGGTTGTGCTCGTCGCGCACAGCGGTGCGGGACCGGTGGCCTACGCTGCGAGCGATCGGGTGCCCGACCGACTGGCCCACATCGTCTACGTCGACTCGGGACCATTGCAGAACGGCACCGCACTTCGTGACGATCTCGATGCTTCGGTCACCGAGATCCCGCTCCCGTCGTGGTCCGAACTCGAGGCCGAGGGCAGCAGTCTCGACGGACTCGACGACGTCGCGCTCGAGACGTTCCGCAGCCGCGCGGTGCCGGAACCGGCCGGTCCCGCGAGGGACAGGCTCGAACTCCGCGACAGCGGCCGTCTGGACGTGCCGACCACGGTGATCTGCACCAGTTTCCCGTCGGAGGTCATCCAGCAGATGGCCGGCGCGGGCCATCCGATGGCCGCCGAACTCGCGCAGATCGCGAAGGTCGACTACGTCGATCTGCCGACCGGCCACTGGCCGATGTGGTCGCGGCCCGCAGACCTCGCGACCGCGATCGACACGGCCGCGAGGGACTGA
- the uvrA gene encoding excinuclease ABC subunit UvrA, with protein sequence MADRLIVRGAREHNLRGVDLDLPRDSLIVFTGLSGSGKSSLAFDTIFAEGQRRYVESLSAYARQFLGQMDKPDVDFIEGLSPAVSIDQKSTNRNPRSTVGTITEVYDYLRLLYARAGTAHCPVCGEQIARQTPQQIVDQVLDMEEGTRFQVLAPVVRTRKGEFVDLFDQLNMQGYSRVRVDGVVHPLSDPPKLKKQEKHDIEVVVDRLTVKASSKQRLTDSVETALRLAEGIVVLDFVDREENAADRERRFSEKLACPNGHALSIDDLEPRSFSFNSPYGACPECTGLGIRKEVDPDLVVPDPELSLEDGAIAPWSMGQSSEYFGRLLSGLGDILGFDMKTPWNKLPAKARRAILEGSEEQVHVRYKNRYGRTRSYYAEFEGVMPFLHRRLEQTESDQMKERYDGYMRDTPCPACGGARLRPEILSVTIASEKFGMKSIAEVCELSISDCADFLNSLTLGSREEAIAGQVLKEVQARLGFLLDVGLEYLSLARAAGTLSGGEAQRIRLATQIGSGLVGVLYVLDEPSIGLHQRDNRRLIETLTRLRDLGNTLIVVEHDEDTIRTSDWVVDIGPLAGEHGGKVVHSGPYEELLDCEESLTGAYLSGRSHIEIPAIRRPVDRKRQVTVIGAREHNLGGIDVSFPLGVLTSVTGVSGSGKSTLVNDILATVMANKLNGARQVPGRHTRINGLDQLDKLVQVDQSPIGRTPRSNAATYTGVFDKIRTLFAATTESKVRGYQPGRFSFNVKGGRCEACSGDGTLKIEMNFLPDVYVPCEVCHGARYNRETLEVHYKGKTIAEVLDMPIEEAAEFFEPITSIHRYLKTLVEVGLGYVRLGQPAPTLSGGEAQRVKLAAELQKRSTGRTVYILDEPTTGLHFEDIRKLLGVVNGLVDKGNTVIVIEHNLDVIKTSDWVIDMGPEGGSGGGTVVAQGTPEEVAQVPESYTGRFLENVLEAPAPPAAAKSKAAKSSSTRKSASAKKTAAAATATPRKRAPKKAAAVG encoded by the coding sequence GTGGCGGATCGCCTTATCGTGCGGGGTGCCCGTGAGCACAATCTGCGAGGGGTCGATCTCGATCTGCCCCGCGACAGCCTGATCGTGTTCACCGGGCTGTCGGGCTCGGGCAAGTCGAGTCTGGCATTCGACACGATCTTCGCCGAGGGCCAGCGACGTTACGTCGAGTCGCTGTCGGCGTACGCGCGCCAATTCCTCGGCCAGATGGACAAGCCCGACGTCGACTTCATCGAAGGTCTGTCGCCGGCGGTGTCCATCGACCAGAAGTCGACCAACCGCAACCCGCGGTCGACGGTCGGCACCATCACGGAGGTATACGACTACCTCCGTCTGCTGTACGCCCGGGCGGGCACCGCCCACTGCCCGGTGTGTGGCGAGCAGATCGCGCGGCAGACGCCGCAGCAGATCGTCGACCAGGTCCTCGACATGGAGGAAGGCACCCGCTTCCAGGTGCTCGCTCCCGTCGTGCGGACCCGCAAGGGTGAATTCGTCGACCTGTTCGACCAGCTCAACATGCAGGGCTATTCGCGTGTGCGAGTCGACGGCGTGGTGCATCCGCTCTCCGATCCGCCCAAGCTCAAGAAGCAGGAGAAGCACGACATCGAGGTCGTCGTCGACCGCCTCACCGTCAAGGCCAGCTCCAAGCAGCGACTCACCGATTCCGTCGAGACCGCGCTGCGGTTGGCGGAGGGCATCGTCGTCCTCGACTTCGTCGACCGCGAAGAGAACGCCGCAGACCGGGAACGCCGATTCTCGGAGAAGCTGGCGTGTCCGAACGGCCACGCGCTCTCCATCGACGACCTCGAACCGCGGTCGTTCTCGTTCAACTCCCCGTACGGTGCCTGCCCCGAGTGCACCGGTCTCGGAATCCGTAAGGAGGTCGACCCCGACCTCGTTGTCCCCGACCCCGAGCTGTCCCTCGAGGACGGAGCCATCGCGCCGTGGTCGATGGGGCAGAGTTCCGAATACTTCGGCCGCCTGCTGTCCGGTCTCGGCGACATTCTCGGCTTCGACATGAAGACGCCGTGGAACAAGCTGCCCGCGAAGGCACGCCGCGCGATCCTCGAGGGCAGTGAGGAACAGGTCCACGTCCGGTACAAGAACCGGTACGGGCGTACTCGTTCCTACTACGCCGAGTTCGAGGGCGTCATGCCGTTCCTGCACCGCCGCCTCGAGCAGACCGAGTCGGACCAGATGAAGGAACGCTACGACGGCTACATGCGTGACACCCCCTGTCCCGCGTGTGGTGGTGCGCGGCTGCGCCCCGAGATCCTGTCGGTCACGATCGCGAGCGAAAAGTTCGGCATGAAGTCGATCGCCGAGGTCTGCGAACTCTCGATCTCCGATTGCGCCGACTTCCTGAACAGCCTCACGCTGGGCAGCCGCGAGGAGGCCATCGCCGGCCAGGTGCTCAAGGAGGTCCAGGCACGTCTCGGCTTCCTGCTCGACGTCGGCCTCGAATACCTGTCGCTCGCCCGCGCCGCCGGCACCTTGTCCGGTGGTGAGGCGCAGCGTATCCGCCTCGCCACCCAGATCGGCTCGGGCCTGGTGGGCGTCCTGTACGTGCTCGACGAGCCCTCGATCGGTCTGCATCAGCGCGACAACCGGCGTCTCATCGAGACCCTGACGCGCCTGCGCGACCTCGGGAACACGCTCATCGTGGTCGAACACGACGAAGACACCATCCGCACGTCCGACTGGGTGGTCGACATCGGACCGCTCGCAGGCGAGCACGGAGGCAAGGTCGTCCACAGCGGGCCGTACGAGGAACTGCTCGACTGCGAGGAATCCCTCACCGGCGCGTACCTGTCGGGCCGCAGTCACATCGAGATTCCGGCCATCCGCCGGCCGGTCGACCGCAAACGGCAGGTCACGGTCATCGGTGCGCGCGAACACAACCTCGGAGGCATCGACGTCAGCTTCCCGCTGGGCGTGCTCACCTCGGTCACCGGTGTGTCCGGGTCCGGTAAGTCGACGCTCGTCAACGACATCCTCGCGACCGTGATGGCGAACAAGCTCAACGGCGCCCGCCAGGTGCCGGGCAGGCACACCCGCATCAACGGGCTCGACCAGCTGGACAAGCTCGTCCAGGTCGACCAGTCGCCGATCGGCCGCACCCCGCGGTCCAACGCGGCCACCTACACCGGGGTGTTCGACAAGATCCGGACCCTGTTCGCCGCCACCACCGAGTCGAAGGTGCGCGGCTACCAGCCGGGCCGGTTCTCGTTCAACGTCAAGGGCGGCCGCTGCGAGGCCTGCTCCGGAGACGGCACGTTGAAGATCGAGATGAACTTCCTGCCCGACGTGTACGTGCCGTGCGAGGTCTGCCACGGCGCCCGGTACAACCGCGAGACGCTCGAGGTCCACTACAAGGGCAAGACCATCGCCGAGGTCCTGGACATGCCGATCGAGGAGGCCGCGGAGTTCTTCGAGCCCATCACCTCGATCCACCGCTACCTCAAGACCCTGGTCGAGGTCGGTCTCGGGTACGTGCGGCTCGGTCAGCCCGCGCCCACGCTGTCCGGTGGTGAGGCGCAGCGCGTGAAACTCGCCGCCGAACTGCAGAAACGTTCGACGGGCCGCACGGTGTACATCCTCGACGAGCCCACCACGGGTCTGCACTTCGAGGACATCCGCAAGCTGCTGGGGGTCGTCAACGGGTTGGTCGACAAGGGCAACACGGTGATCGTGATCGAGCACAACCTCGACGTGATCAAGACGTCCGACTGGGTGATCGACATGGGGCCCGAGGGCGGGTCCGGCGGCGGCACCGTCGTCGCGCAGGGCACCCCGGAGGAGGTGGCACAGGTTCCGGAGAGTTACACGGGTCGGTTCCTCGAAAACGTCCTCGAAGCGCCGGCGCCGCCCGCCGCGGCGAAGTCGAAGGCGGCCAAGTCGTCGTCGACGCGGAAGTCTGCGTCGGCGAAGAAGACTGCCGCGGCCGCCACGGCGACGCCGCGCAAGCGCGCGCCGAAGAAGGCCGCAGCAGTCGGCTGA
- a CDS encoding DoxX family membrane protein — MLVRRIARPLLSAVFISGGIDALRNPAQRAQAAAPLIDKSTEALPGSVTQKIPSDPETLIKINAAVQIGGGVLLATGKAPRLASLALAGSLVPTTLAGHDFWNETDPAKKAAQRTQFLKNVSLLGGLLIAAVDTEGKPSLGWRGRRAARHAQEAVAAALPIGSGHDHHGPELGEALAAASERARILSGEAAERGSGLLEIAKDRGAEFAKVAADRGPEWADVAKEHGTEWAEVAKEHGTEWAEVAKERGAELVELAKERGAELVDVAKERGPELAEVAREKGEEWAGTAAERGEVLSKRARKQAEAALEKARAKRDELSH, encoded by the coding sequence ATGCTTGTCCGTCGTATCGCTCGCCCACTGCTGTCCGCAGTCTTCATCAGCGGAGGGATCGATGCACTTCGAAATCCGGCGCAGAGAGCACAGGCCGCCGCACCACTGATCGACAAGTCCACCGAGGCGCTTCCCGGGTCCGTCACGCAGAAGATTCCGTCCGACCCGGAGACGTTGATCAAGATCAATGCCGCCGTGCAGATCGGCGGCGGAGTGCTCCTCGCCACCGGGAAGGCGCCGCGACTCGCATCGCTCGCGCTCGCCGGCAGCCTCGTGCCCACTACCCTTGCGGGGCACGACTTCTGGAACGAGACCGACCCGGCGAAGAAGGCAGCTCAGCGCACTCAGTTCCTCAAGAACGTCAGCCTGCTCGGCGGGCTGCTGATCGCCGCCGTCGACACCGAGGGCAAGCCGTCCCTCGGCTGGCGTGGACGCCGCGCCGCCCGGCACGCCCAGGAGGCCGTGGCCGCAGCTCTGCCGATCGGGTCAGGTCACGACCACCACGGCCCCGAGCTCGGGGAGGCATTGGCCGCGGCGTCGGAGCGTGCACGCATCCTCTCCGGTGAGGCCGCCGAGCGCGGATCCGGTCTCCTCGAGATCGCGAAAGATCGTGGCGCCGAATTCGCGAAGGTCGCGGCGGATCGCGGCCCCGAGTGGGCGGACGTCGCGAAGGAACACGGCACCGAGTGGGCCGAGGTCGCCAAGGAACACGGCACCGAGTGGGCCGAGGTCGCCAAGGAGCGCGGCGCGGAACTCGTCGAACTGGCGAAGGAGCGCGGCGCGGAACTCGTCGACGTCGCGAAGGAACGCGGCCCGGAGTTGGCCGAGGTCGCCCGTGAGAAGGGCGAGGAATGGGCCGGCACCGCCGCGGAACGCGGCGAGGTGCTGAGCAAGCGGGCCCGCAAGCAGGCGGAAGCCGCGCTCGAGAAGGCCCGAGCGAAGCGGGACGAACTGTCCCACTGA
- the rpmI gene encoding 50S ribosomal protein L35: MPKSKTHSGTAKRFKVSGSGKILRQKAGRRHLLEHKATKVTRRLDGVAVVSKADTPRIKRLLDI, from the coding sequence ATGCCCAAGTCGAAGACCCACAGCGGCACCGCGAAGCGATTCAAGGTGTCCGGCAGCGGAAAGATCCTGCGCCAGAAGGCCGGTCGCCGCCACCTGCTCGAGCACAAGGCCACGAAGGTGACCCGTCGCCTCGATGGCGTGGCTGTCGTCAGCAAGGCTGACACTCCTCGCATCAAGCGCCTGCTCGACATCTGA